A region from the Brevibacterium paucivorans genome encodes:
- a CDS encoding PH domain-containing protein: MRALCFTLAPIVVLAYLALSIALTVIEWKSWHGYDIVWMNLLGLLFGFVVWRVGAIEARPSPTGLTVRNIFSTHFYEWNQIIDAHLPLSSSWAVLDLNDGTTTSVMAIQHSDAGRARSEINRLRTLIETNTKGEQ, from the coding sequence GTGCGTGCGCTGTGCTTCACGCTCGCACCTATTGTGGTGCTGGCCTATCTGGCACTCTCGATTGCCTTAACGGTCATCGAATGGAAGTCCTGGCACGGCTACGACATCGTGTGGATGAACCTGCTTGGACTGCTCTTCGGATTCGTTGTGTGGCGTGTGGGAGCAATTGAAGCGCGCCCCAGCCCCACAGGCCTCACCGTCCGCAACATCTTCTCCACCCACTTCTACGAGTGGAACCAAATCATCGACGCCCACCTGCCCTTAAGTTCCTCCTGGGCAGTCTTGGACCTCAACGACGGAACAACCACCTCGGTCATGGCCATCCAACACTCAGATGCTGGGCGGGCACGGAGCGAGATCAACCGATTACGTACACTCATCGAAACCAACACGAAAGGCGAGCAATGA
- a CDS encoding phosphoribosyl-ATP diphosphatase — translation MKTFDELFAELQHKVETGDPDSSTVKEHAAGVHAIGKKIVEEAAEVWMAAEHETVEEFTAEAAQLIYHVQVMMLAKGVSPEDVYKQL, via the coding sequence GTGAAGACTTTTGACGAGCTTTTTGCAGAACTTCAGCACAAAGTTGAAACAGGGGACCCGGACTCCTCAACCGTGAAAGAACACGCCGCTGGAGTCCATGCGATCGGGAAGAAGATCGTGGAAGAAGCCGCCGAGGTGTGGATGGCTGCCGAACACGAAACCGTCGAAGAATTCACCGCCGAAGCGGCCCAGCTCATTTACCACGTCCAGGTCATGATGCTCGCAAAAGGTGTCAGCCCAGAAGACGTGTACAAACAGCTTTAG
- the hisG gene encoding ATP phosphoribosyltransferase, which produces MLRIAVPNKGALSEASAHMLREAGYHLRSNTKTLVHRDSENDVEFFYLRPRDIAVYVGSGILDLGITGRDLLAESAADAHQIMELGFGASRFHYASLPGTFNSVHDLEGKRIATSFPTLVKRHLDEHGVNAQTVKLDGAVEVSIELGVADAIADVVETGSTLRQAGLETFGDPIMHSQGVLIARDGVEDKDLPERAHVLLRRLKSVSVARTYVMMDYDIRVKDLERATELTPGLESPTVSTLQDPEWCAVRSMIKTKDVHAVMDKLYDVGARAILVTNIGACRI; this is translated from the coding sequence ATGTTGCGAATTGCCGTACCCAACAAGGGTGCGTTGTCAGAAGCGTCCGCGCACATGCTGCGAGAAGCTGGCTACCATCTGCGATCCAACACCAAGACGCTGGTCCACCGCGACAGCGAAAACGACGTGGAGTTCTTCTACCTGCGCCCGCGCGACATCGCGGTGTATGTAGGTTCGGGGATCCTGGACCTGGGCATCACAGGGCGTGACCTGTTGGCCGAATCGGCAGCGGATGCCCACCAGATCATGGAACTGGGCTTTGGCGCTTCCAGGTTCCACTACGCATCCCTCCCCGGGACCTTCAACAGTGTGCACGACCTGGAAGGCAAACGGATCGCCACCAGTTTCCCCACCTTGGTGAAACGGCACCTGGACGAACACGGCGTCAACGCGCAAACCGTCAAGCTCGACGGTGCCGTGGAAGTGTCGATTGAACTGGGTGTCGCCGACGCTATCGCCGATGTCGTCGAAACCGGGTCGACCCTGCGTCAAGCTGGTCTGGAAACCTTTGGGGACCCCATCATGCATTCGCAAGGGGTTCTCATCGCGCGCGACGGAGTGGAAGACAAAGACCTTCCCGAACGCGCCCACGTTCTTCTGCGTCGCCTCAAATCCGTGAGCGTTGCACGCACCTACGTCATGATGGACTACGACATCCGGGTCAAAGACTTAGAACGCGCAACCGAACTCACTCCAGGGCTGGAAAGCCCCACGGTCTCAACTCTGCAAGACCCCGAATGGTGCGCGGTGCGTTCCATGATTAAAACCAAGGACGTCCACGCAGTCATGGACAAGCTGTACGACGTTGGGGCCCGCGCGATTCTGGTGACCAACATTGGCGCCTGCAGAATTTAA